One region of Mucilaginibacter sp. 14171R-50 genomic DNA includes:
- the adhP gene encoding alcohol dehydrogenase AdhP gives MLPQNMKAAVIRKFGAPLQIEIVPVKTPHANQILVKVVACGVCHTDLHACNGDWPVKPGLPLIPGHEAIGYVVALGSEVKNVKEGDIVGVPWLHSACGCCEFCITGWETLCGTQLNGGYSVDGGFAEYVLADPRYVAHFPKGINFTEMAPIICAGVTVYKGLKETEVKPGEWVAVSGAGGLGHLAVQYAKAMGMHVAAIDIADDKLALAKSLGADLVINASKEDPGAYLKKAVGGMHGVLVTAVSPIAFEQGISALRRKGTIALNGLPKGTFDLSIFDTVLNRYTVRGSIVGTRKDMQEAIAFAVEGKVKATVHAAKLEDINDVFEKMKNGQIDGRVVLEISRP, from the coding sequence ATGTTACCACAAAATATGAAAGCAGCCGTGATCCGTAAATTCGGCGCACCGCTGCAGATCGAGATCGTTCCGGTAAAAACACCACACGCTAACCAGATACTGGTGAAGGTAGTTGCCTGCGGCGTTTGTCATACCGACCTCCATGCGTGCAATGGCGATTGGCCGGTAAAGCCTGGGTTACCGCTAATTCCAGGCCACGAGGCCATTGGTTACGTGGTGGCACTGGGTTCAGAGGTGAAAAATGTTAAAGAAGGGGATATTGTTGGTGTACCCTGGCTGCATAGCGCCTGCGGTTGCTGCGAATTTTGTATTACCGGCTGGGAAACGCTGTGCGGAACCCAGTTAAATGGTGGGTATAGCGTAGATGGTGGCTTTGCCGAATATGTTTTGGCAGACCCGCGATATGTGGCGCATTTCCCTAAAGGTATTAATTTTACCGAAATGGCCCCGATCATTTGTGCGGGTGTCACCGTGTATAAGGGACTGAAAGAAACCGAGGTAAAACCGGGAGAATGGGTAGCTGTTTCGGGTGCAGGCGGTCTGGGGCACCTGGCGGTTCAATACGCTAAGGCAATGGGCATGCACGTGGCAGCCATAGATATTGCAGATGATAAACTGGCACTGGCTAAAAGCTTAGGCGCCGACCTGGTTATAAATGCCTCAAAAGAAGACCCCGGCGCCTATTTGAAAAAAGCTGTTGGCGGTATGCATGGGGTGCTGGTCACAGCGGTTTCTCCTATCGCCTTTGAGCAAGGTATTTCCGCCCTTCGCCGTAAAGGTACCATCGCTTTGAACGGTTTACCAAAAGGCACTTTCGACTTATCTATTTTTGACACGGTGCTGAACCGTTACACGGTTAGGGGATCTATTGTGGGTACCCGCAAAGATATGCAGGAAGCTATAGCGTTTGCCGTAGAAGGCAAAGTAAAGGCAACGGTGCATGCAGCCAAACTGGAAGACATCAATGATGTTTTCGAAAAAATGAAAAACGGCCAGATAGATGGTCGGGTAGTATTAGAAATATCCCGGCCGTAA